The Deinococcus sp. Marseille-Q6407 genome has a window encoding:
- the crtI gene encoding phytoene desaturase family protein yields the protein MSISVSPSSQSASDRSTAPLRKTALIIGSGFGGLSMGIRLQSLGFDTQILERLDAPGGRAYQKRTEDGYVFDMGPTVLTVPHFIEELFALERDQAALDAADYPPSTLTGERIKEGLSGGPRTSDYVQLVPILPFYRIYFDDGTFFDYDGDPEHTRQQIAELAPEDLQGYEDFNRDARAIFERGFLELGYTHFGDLPTMLAVVPDLLRLDAVRTLFSFTSKYFASDKMRQVFSFETLLVGGNPLSVPAIYAMIHFVEKTWGIHYAMGGTGALVQALVRKYEELGGQIRYGAGVEEILTTPRPGLLGKPAARGVRLESGEELQADIVVSNGDWANTYLKRLPAAARRVNSDLRVKAAAQSMGLVVVYFGFRDEGYPPLDLRHHNIILGPRYEELLGEIFSGGALGEDFSQYLHIPTLTDPALAPAGHHAAYTLIPVPNMAGRGAALNWAEEGPALVRRVMEFLEERGYIPHLAERLTHLEWITPDYFDQTLDSYVGNAFGPEPKLIQSAFFRPHNRSEDVEGLYLVGASAQPGGGTPSVMMSAKMTARLIAEDFGIHPDITGAVPTGYPTE from the coding sequence ATGTCTATTTCTGTTTCTCCTTCCAGCCAGTCTGCCTCTGACCGCTCCACAGCCCCCCTGCGCAAGACCGCGCTGATTATCGGCTCGGGCTTTGGCGGCCTCAGCATGGGAATTCGCCTGCAAAGTCTGGGCTTCGATACCCAGATTCTGGAGCGGCTCGACGCCCCCGGCGGCCGCGCCTACCAGAAGCGCACCGAGGACGGCTACGTGTTCGACATGGGCCCCACCGTGCTGACGGTGCCCCACTTTATCGAGGAGCTGTTTGCGCTGGAGCGTGACCAGGCCGCTCTGGACGCTGCCGACTACCCACCCTCCACCCTGACCGGCGAACGCATTAAAGAAGGCTTGAGCGGCGGCCCGCGCACCAGCGATTACGTGCAGCTGGTGCCGATTCTGCCTTTTTACCGCATCTATTTCGATGACGGCACCTTCTTCGATTACGATGGCGACCCGGAACACACCCGCCAGCAGATTGCCGAGCTGGCCCCGGAAGACTTGCAGGGCTACGAGGACTTTAACCGCGACGCCCGCGCCATTTTCGAGCGGGGTTTTCTGGAACTGGGCTACACCCACTTTGGCGATCTGCCGACCATGCTGGCGGTGGTCCCCGACCTGCTGCGGCTGGACGCGGTGCGCACGCTGTTCTCGTTCACGTCCAAGTATTTCGCCAGCGACAAGATGCGGCAGGTGTTCTCGTTTGAAACTCTGCTGGTGGGCGGTAACCCGCTGAGCGTGCCGGCGATTTACGCCATGATTCACTTTGTCGAGAAGACCTGGGGCATTCACTACGCGATGGGCGGCACCGGGGCGCTGGTGCAGGCGCTGGTGCGCAAGTACGAGGAGCTGGGCGGCCAGATTCGCTACGGGGCCGGGGTAGAGGAGATTCTGACCACGCCGCGCCCTGGCCTGCTGGGCAAGCCGGCAGCGCGGGGCGTGCGGCTAGAAAGCGGCGAGGAGTTGCAGGCCGATATTGTCGTCAGCAACGGTGACTGGGCCAACACCTACCTCAAGCGACTGCCGGCGGCGGCCCGGCGGGTCAACAGCGACCTGCGCGTAAAAGCGGCGGCCCAGAGTATGGGCCTGGTGGTGGTGTATTTCGGGTTCCGGGACGAAGGCTACCCGCCGCTGGACCTGCGGCACCACAACATCATCCTGGGGCCGCGCTACGAGGAACTGCTGGGCGAGATCTTCAGCGGCGGTGCGCTGGGCGAGGATTTCAGCCAGTACCTGCACATTCCCACCCTGACCGACCCTGCGCTGGCCCCAGCCGGACACCACGCCGCCTACACCCTGATTCCGGTGCCCAACATGGCCGGGCGCGGCGCGGCGCTGAACTGGGCGGAGGAGGGGCCTGCGCTGGTGCGCCGGGTGATGGAATTCCTGGAAGAGCGCGGCTACATTCCCCACCTGGCCGAGCGGCTGACCCACCTGGAATGGATCACGCCCGATTACTTCGACCAGACGCTGGACAGCTACGTGGGCAACGCCTTTGGGCCGGAACCGAAGCTGATTCAGAGTGCTTTTTTCCGCCCGCACAATCGCAGCGAGGATGTGGAGGGGCTGTATCTGGTTGGCGCCAGCGCCCAGCCCGGCGGCGGCACCCCTAGCGTGATGATGTCGGCCAAGATGACGGCCCGGCTGATTGCCGAGGATTTCGGGATTCACCCGGACATCACGGGCGCAGTGCCGACGGGATACCCTACGGAATGA
- a CDS encoding phytoene/squalene synthase family protein — protein sequence MPQIQPAMNPHAQEVCRQMTRRHSQTFYLGSLFFPPVQRPAVWAVYAACREVDDLVDEPGHDPAAAVEGWWQRMQGAFAGEAAPGDPVAQGLAWAAQRYPLDLNAFADLRAGMELDLQMDQQGRRYASLAELDHYCYCVGGVVGLMIAPISGYSGGPQTVQQALRLGQAMQMTNILRDVGEDWGRRRLYLPLDLLAQFGVTEQDIAAGRVTPQYRALMAHLSARARADYAYGRAGLPQLHGRGRWAVAVAAELYEGILDELEANDFDNLSRRAIVSRGRKLRLTARAALQESASRCSLRGRRCRSGAA from the coding sequence TTGCCGCAGATTCAACCCGCCATGAACCCGCACGCGCAGGAAGTCTGCCGCCAGATGACGCGGCGACACAGCCAGACCTTTTACCTGGGGTCACTCTTTTTTCCGCCGGTCCAGCGTCCGGCCGTCTGGGCGGTGTATGCCGCCTGCCGCGAGGTGGACGATCTGGTGGACGAACCGGGCCATGACCCTGCGGCGGCCGTTGAAGGTTGGTGGCAGCGGATGCAGGGCGCTTTTGCCGGCGAGGCCGCGCCGGGCGACCCGGTGGCGCAGGGGCTGGCCTGGGCCGCACAGCGGTATCCGCTGGACCTGAATGCCTTTGCCGATCTGCGCGCCGGGATGGAGCTGGACCTGCAAATGGATCAGCAGGGCCGCCGCTACGCCAGCCTGGCCGAGCTGGACCACTACTGCTACTGCGTGGGCGGCGTGGTGGGGCTGATGATTGCGCCCATCAGCGGGTATTCGGGCGGGCCACAGACTGTGCAGCAGGCGCTGCGGCTGGGCCAGGCCATGCAGATGACCAACATCCTGCGCGACGTGGGCGAGGACTGGGGACGCCGGCGCCTTTACCTGCCGCTGGATCTGCTGGCCCAGTTCGGCGTCACTGAGCAGGATATCGCGGCCGGCCGGGTCACCCCGCAGTACCGCGCCCTGATGGCGCACCTGAGTGCGCGCGCCCGCGCCGACTACGCTTATGGCCGCGCCGGACTGCCGCAGTTGCATGGGCGGGGGCGCTGGGCCGTGGCGGTGGCCGCCGAGCTGTACGAGGGCATCCTCGACGAGCTGGAAGCCAACGACTTCGACAACCTCAGCCGCCGGGCCATTGTCAGCCGGGGCCGTAAGCTGCGCCTGACCGCCCGCGCTGCCTTACAGGAAAGCGCGTCCCGCTGCTCCTTACGCGGCCGCCGCTGCCGCTCCGGAGCCGCCTGA
- a CDS encoding PIN/TRAM domain-containing protein, translating into MLVFRLLMILVGLLVGYAASQALSLTQNGNEMALVNNASLMLAGALIAFLITPRLEPALSRRFEQLRTWYSSLTPSTVAAATFGLIVALLLSVLLSNLLAGLPFYSWPISVLVTLGLGWFFVTYSVRHADAFGLLASQQQVRRKRGSKILDTNVIIDGRIVELVKAGFLEGDLLVPGFVLRELQLLADHSDAQRRTRGKRGLAVLEELQGLRPLRIDDWDDPSLDKVDDKLIRFARETGSKLVSNDNALSRIAKLQDVDVLSVHEAAVALRPQVQAGDYLTITVSKGGQQQGQGVGYLEDGTMVVVEGGLKFKGKPLRVMVVNNVQTNVGRMIFAKPDEAA; encoded by the coding sequence GTGCTGGTCTTCCGACTGCTGATGATTCTGGTGGGGCTGCTGGTGGGGTACGCCGCCAGCCAGGCCCTGTCTCTGACGCAAAACGGTAATGAGATGGCCCTGGTGAACAACGCTAGCCTGATGCTGGCCGGCGCCCTGATCGCTTTTCTGATCACGCCGCGCCTGGAGCCGGCGCTGTCCCGCCGCTTCGAACAGCTGCGGACGTGGTACAGCTCGCTGACCCCCAGCACGGTGGCGGCCGCAACCTTTGGCCTGATCGTGGCGCTGCTGCTGAGTGTGCTGCTTTCCAATCTGTTGGCAGGCCTGCCGTTTTATTCCTGGCCCATCAGTGTGCTGGTGACCCTGGGCCTGGGCTGGTTTTTCGTAACCTACTCGGTGCGGCACGCCGACGCTTTCGGGCTCCTCGCCAGTCAGCAGCAGGTGCGGCGCAAGCGCGGCAGCAAGATTCTGGACACCAACGTGATTATCGACGGGCGCATCGTGGAACTGGTCAAGGCGGGCTTTCTGGAAGGGGACCTGCTGGTGCCGGGTTTCGTGCTGCGCGAGCTACAACTGCTGGCCGATCACTCGGACGCGCAGCGCCGCACCCGTGGCAAACGCGGGCTGGCCGTGCTGGAAGAGCTGCAGGGACTGCGTCCACTGCGCATTGACGACTGGGACGACCCCAGCCTGGACAAGGTGGACGACAAACTGATCCGCTTTGCCCGCGAGACCGGCAGCAAGCTGGTCAGCAACGACAATGCCCTGAGCCGCATTGCCAAGCTGCAGGATGTGGACGTGCTGAGCGTCCACGAGGCGGCGGTGGCTCTGCGCCCGCAGGTGCAGGCGGGCGATTACCTCACCATTACCGTCAGCAAGGGTGGGCAGCAGCAGGGACAGGGCGTGGGCTACCTCGAAGACGGCACCATGGTGGTGGTAGAAGGTGGGCTCAAGTTCAAGGGCAAGCCGCTGCGGGTGATGGTGGTCAACAACGTGCAGACCAACGTGGGCCGCATGATCTTCGCCAAGCCGGATGAGGCTGCCTGA
- the tsaD gene encoding tRNA (adenosine(37)-N6)-threonylcarbamoyltransferase complex transferase subunit TsaD: MTTEPLPTPDAGLTYILGIDTSCDDTGVGVVQLTPAGPQVRSNIIWSQTVHAEYGGVMPELASREHVERIDTLLPRALSEAGIGLPDLDVVAATSGPGLMGALLVGLMYGKGLAQALNLSFYATHHLEGHIYAAASEEGLTPPYLALVVSGGHTHLFDVTGPGEYRLVGATRDDAAGEAFDKVARLAGLGYPGGPAISAAAERGDSQAVPFKPPLQGQQGFEFSFSGLKTAALLAFQRGASPEDLAASFQRAVVRSLVDTTVRAAEALGRETVVVSGGVAANRALREAFAATGLRTAFPAGGLNTDNGAMIALAGAAALRSGRPPSRLDGGAAAYVPLAPLLANPDLDTSARRKAR; this comes from the coding sequence GTGACTACTGAGCCGCTGCCCACGCCAGACGCCGGGCTGACCTACATTCTGGGGATTGATACCTCCTGTGACGACACCGGCGTAGGTGTGGTGCAGCTGACCCCGGCCGGGCCCCAGGTCCGGTCCAATATTATCTGGTCGCAGACCGTGCATGCCGAGTACGGCGGCGTGATGCCGGAACTGGCCAGCCGTGAGCACGTGGAGCGGATTGATACTCTGCTGCCGCGAGCACTGTCTGAAGCTGGTATTGGCCTACCGGACCTGGACGTGGTCGCGGCCACCAGTGGGCCGGGGCTGATGGGCGCCCTGCTGGTGGGCCTGATGTATGGCAAGGGGCTGGCCCAGGCTCTGAACTTGTCTTTTTACGCCACCCACCACCTGGAGGGCCACATTTACGCAGCGGCCAGTGAGGAGGGTCTGACCCCGCCGTATCTGGCGCTGGTGGTTTCCGGCGGGCACACCCACCTGTTTGATGTGACTGGCCCCGGCGAGTACCGCCTGGTGGGCGCCACCCGCGATGACGCGGCAGGCGAGGCCTTCGACAAAGTGGCCCGCCTGGCCGGCCTGGGCTACCCCGGCGGCCCCGCCATCAGCGCGGCTGCCGAGCGGGGTGATTCCCAGGCCGTGCCGTTCAAGCCGCCGCTGCAGGGCCAGCAGGGCTTCGAGTTCAGTTTCAGTGGTCTGAAGACGGCGGCCCTGCTGGCTTTTCAGCGGGGCGCCAGCCCCGAGGACCTGGCGGCCAGCTTTCAGCGAGCGGTGGTGCGGTCGCTGGTAGACACCACGGTGCGTGCGGCAGAAGCTCTGGGCCGGGAAACGGTGGTGGTCTCGGGCGGGGTGGCGGCCAACCGGGCGCTGCGTGAAGCCTTTGCCGCCACCGGTCTGCGGACCGCCTTTCCGGCCGGCGGCCTGAACACCGACAACGGCGCCATGATTGCGCTGGCCGGGGCGGCGGCGCTGCGGTCGGGCCGACCACCCAGCCGGCTGGACGGCGGCGCGGCGGCCTATGTGCCGCTGGCCCCGCTGCTGGCAAACCCGGACTTGGACACCTCGGCCCGGCGCAAGGCAAGGTAA
- a CDS encoding barstar family protein, which yields MLDVFSQPADGIQDAPHDSRLSAAGYQVGLRAIKLNCAHDRHTLTEELMMGLSVPLETTESWDALLDALTRPDQPERFGILLLGYRDFRYRMPRLSNELDATLTEAQRRLAAQGKQLYLLAAYPEADPRHF from the coding sequence GTGCTTGACGTTTTTTCCCAGCCGGCCGACGGCATCCAGGATGCGCCCCACGACTCCCGCCTTAGCGCGGCGGGCTATCAGGTGGGCCTGCGGGCCATCAAACTGAACTGTGCCCACGACCGCCACACTCTAACCGAGGAACTGATGATGGGCCTCTCGGTGCCGCTGGAGACCACCGAAAGCTGGGACGCCCTGCTGGACGCCCTGACCCGGCCTGACCAGCCGGAGCGGTTCGGCATTCTGCTGCTGGGCTACCGCGACTTTCGCTACCGAATGCCGCGCCTCAGCAACGAACTGGACGCCACACTGACCGAGGCCCAGCGGCGGTTGGCCGCTCAGGGCAAGCAGCTGTACCTGCTGGCCGCCTATCCGGAAGCCGACCCACGGCATTTCTGA
- a CDS encoding undecaprenyl-diphosphate phosphatase: MDWLYALIYGVVEGITEFLPISSTGHLIVAGHLMGVPWTKEVKDTFEVVIQGGAILSVLVYYWKDFVSQAQALKAGGAPAQDTKQLWLGVLVACLPAALLGFAFSDVIKQYLFRPSVVAWALIVGGVIIWWLEERKTQPTVHSIEKIGLKRSLIIGAVQCLALLWPGFSRSASSILGGMLTGLDRPTATKFSFYLGIPTLGGAALVDLLRSLDQLAEIGLGTVAIGAVTSFIVAYLSIGWLLRFVATNNFKPFAVYRVIVGALILALVYSGNLTNTI, from the coding sequence ATGGACTGGCTGTATGCGCTCATTTACGGGGTGGTTGAAGGGATCACCGAATTTCTGCCGATCAGTTCGACCGGGCACCTGATCGTCGCTGGACACCTGATGGGGGTGCCCTGGACCAAGGAAGTCAAGGACACCTTCGAGGTGGTCATTCAGGGCGGGGCCATTCTGTCGGTATTGGTGTACTACTGGAAAGATTTCGTAAGCCAGGCACAGGCGCTGAAAGCGGGCGGCGCACCGGCGCAGGACACCAAGCAGCTGTGGCTGGGTGTGCTGGTGGCCTGCTTGCCGGCCGCGCTGCTGGGCTTTGCCTTCAGCGACGTGATCAAGCAGTACCTGTTCCGCCCCAGCGTGGTGGCCTGGGCCCTGATCGTGGGCGGGGTGATTATCTGGTGGCTGGAAGAGCGCAAAACCCAGCCCACCGTGCATTCCATCGAGAAAATTGGCCTGAAGCGCTCGCTGATCATCGGTGCAGTGCAGTGCCTGGCGCTGCTGTGGCCCGGCTTCTCCCGCTCGGCCAGTTCCATCCTGGGCGGCATGCTGACCGGTCTGGACCGGCCTACCGCCACCAAGTTCAGCTTTTACCTGGGCATTCCGACCCTGGGCGGCGCCGCGCTGGTGGACCTGCTGCGCAGCCTGGACCAGCTGGCCGAAATCGGGTTGGGCACTGTGGCGATCGGGGCCGTCACCTCGTTTATCGTGGCTTACCTGTCGATCGGCTGGCTACTGCGTTTCGTGGCGACCAACAACTTCAAGCCGTTTGCGGTGTACCGTGTGATTGTGGGTGCCCTGATTCTGGCCCTGGTCTACAGCGGCAACTTGACCAACACGATCTGA
- a CDS encoding alpha/beta hydrolase — MNVSAHVWATGAPVEGRAWKAAHPRAAILLTHGFGEYLSRYVTHYQQLIPALLDLGFDVYGYDQRSHGQSLGRRAVVNVETLVRDHLKAREQLRRQPLPVYALGHSLGGLVTALSAARDPRGLSGVVLSSPALLIGENEPAIARRAAPLLARLAPSLPVAELDTADLSHLPESVRSYQADPQVYHGKVPALTAATMLQASQGGWKLYPSFKLPALVVHGSDDHIADPAGSQRFVQVIASEDKTLRLIEGGYHELLNDQGGPETAQIILDWLDERAPQAADEKAAGS, encoded by the coding sequence GTGAACGTGTCTGCCCATGTCTGGGCCACCGGCGCCCCGGTCGAGGGTCGCGCCTGGAAGGCTGCCCATCCCCGCGCTGCCATCTTGCTGACCCACGGGTTCGGGGAGTATCTGTCGCGCTACGTGACCCACTACCAGCAGCTGATCCCGGCCCTGCTGGACCTGGGCTTTGATGTCTACGGGTACGATCAGCGCAGCCACGGGCAGTCGCTGGGCCGCCGGGCCGTGGTGAACGTGGAAACCCTGGTCCGCGACCATCTCAAGGCCCGCGAACAGCTGCGCCGGCAGCCGCTACCTGTGTACGCGCTGGGCCACTCGCTGGGCGGACTGGTCACGGCCCTGAGTGCGGCGCGTGATCCCCGGGGCCTGAGCGGTGTGGTGCTGAGCAGCCCGGCCCTGCTGATCGGTGAGAACGAACCGGCGATTGCCCGCCGCGCTGCGCCGCTGCTGGCCCGGCTGGCGCCTTCGCTCCCGGTGGCCGAGCTGGACACCGCCGACCTGAGCCACCTGCCGGAATCGGTCCGCTCCTATCAGGCCGACCCGCAGGTGTATCACGGCAAGGTGCCGGCGCTGACGGCGGCCACCATGCTGCAGGCCAGCCAGGGTGGCTGGAAACTTTATCCCAGTTTCAAGCTGCCGGCACTGGTGGTACACGGCAGCGACGACCACATCGCCGACCCGGCCGGCAGCCAGCGTTTCGTGCAGGTCATCGCCAGCGAGGACAAGACCCTGCGCCTGATCGAAGGTGGCTACCACGAATTGCTGAACGACCAGGGCGGCCCTGAAACGGCCCAGATCATCCTTGACTGGCTAGATGAGCGGGCGCCGCAGGCAGCAGATGAGAAGGCAGCCGGGAGCTGA
- a CDS encoding phage holin family protein: protein MGSAIVDVFDAGVALVKAEINSFAHTLGELAKSKGLGLIMLLSALVPLTLALIFLILAVYFGLVALGLPWWAAALVMFLGSLLVAAVMVALGINKLSEGIGQENRSLTEDERLEAEYLAEQRRRRTEGAAPVSGAVVATGVPVTVGTQQRPVAHYEQGGQVQTSAFQPSETQYGQSHTTVVSGGPSVQRVSDAGLREPGEPSGMVQPDVEGAYPVPVYEPGAEGRAEYYGQGLNEKLDPQTHGSHQPEHDPNVVHPEVLEGAPEVRVSTQPTYAEDMSRADQGERK from the coding sequence ATGGGCAGTGCCATCGTCGATGTCTTTGACGCCGGAGTAGCGCTGGTCAAAGCCGAGATCAACTCGTTTGCCCACACGCTCGGTGAGCTGGCCAAGTCCAAGGGTCTGGGCCTGATCATGCTGCTGTCGGCCCTGGTGCCGCTGACCTTGGCCCTGATCTTTTTGATCCTGGCAGTGTACTTCGGTCTGGTGGCCCTGGGCCTGCCCTGGTGGGCAGCCGCGCTGGTCATGTTCCTGGGCAGCCTGCTGGTCGCGGCCGTGATGGTGGCCCTGGGCATCAACAAGCTCAGCGAAGGCATCGGCCAGGAAAACCGCAGCCTGACCGAAGACGAGCGCTTGGAAGCCGAATACCTGGCCGAGCAGCGCCGCCGCCGCACCGAAGGCGCTGCTCCTGTCAGTGGCGCTGTGGTCGCTACCGGCGTGCCGGTCACGGTGGGCACCCAGCAGCGTCCGGTCGCCCACTACGAGCAGGGCGGTCAGGTGCAGACCAGTGCCTTCCAGCCTAGTGAAACCCAGTACGGTCAGAGCCACACCACCGTGGTGAGTGGCGGACCCAGCGTGCAGCGCGTGAGTGACGCTGGCCTGCGTGAGCCTGGCGAACCCAGCGGCATGGTGCAGCCTGACGTGGAAGGCGCTTACCCGGTTCCAGTGTACGAGCCCGGTGCTGAAGGCCGCGCAGAGTACTACGGTCAGGGCCTGAACGAGAAACTTGACCCCCAGACCCACGGTTCGCACCAGCCGGAGCACGATCCCAACGTAGTTCATCCTGAAGTGCTGGAAGGTGCCCCTGAGGTGCGGGTCAGCACCCAGCCCACCTACGCCGAGGATATGAGCCGCGCCGACCAAGGAGAACGCAAATGA
- the pgm gene encoding phosphoglucomutase (alpha-D-glucose-1,6-bisphosphate-dependent) produces the protein MTHPLAGKRAPLDQLTSIPHLVAAYYERRPDPSQAGQRVAFGTSGHRGTSLDGSFTESHILAISQATAEYRAGAGISGPLYLGADTHALSEPAFLTALRVLTANGVRVRATPGQFTPTPLVSHAILTHNAGQPAAQADGIVITPSHNPPQDGGFKYNPPSGGPADTDVTGQIQARANELLAGGLREVKQQPLEAALAAVETFDFIAPYVEALPEVIDLDAIRQAGIRIGVDPLGGSSLPVWEAIEQRWQLGLEIVNREIDPRFAFMPLDKDGKIRMDCSSPYAMAGLLEYRDRFDVAIGNDPDADRHGIVTPQGLMNPNHYLAVMIDYLFQNRPGWPAEAGVGKTLVSSALIDRVAAGLGRRLVEVPVGFKYFVEGLLGGSLGFGGEESAGASFLRMDGRPWSTDKDGIIAGLLAAEITARTGQNPAERFAALSERYGATAYARRDAPASAEQKKVLSGLSPEAVQAAALAGDPITGRFTRAPGNDQPIGGLKVTTEQAWFAARPSGTEDIYKIYAESFRGEEHLQQVLAEAEQVVAAAMS, from the coding sequence ATGACCCATCCACTTGCCGGAAAACGCGCTCCTCTGGACCAGTTGACCTCTATTCCGCACCTGGTGGCGGCCTACTACGAGCGCCGCCCGGACCCCTCGCAGGCCGGGCAGCGGGTCGCCTTCGGCACCAGTGGGCACCGCGGCACCTCGCTGGACGGTTCCTTTACCGAAAGCCACATCCTGGCCATCAGTCAGGCGACTGCCGAGTACCGCGCCGGAGCCGGCATCAGCGGGCCGCTGTATCTGGGGGCCGACACCCACGCCCTGAGCGAACCCGCCTTTCTGACGGCGCTGCGGGTGCTGACAGCCAACGGGGTCCGGGTGCGGGCCACGCCGGGGCAGTTCACTCCCACGCCGCTGGTCAGCCACGCCATTTTGACCCACAATGCCGGGCAGCCGGCCGCGCAAGCCGACGGCATCGTGATCACCCCCAGTCACAACCCCCCGCAGGACGGCGGCTTCAAATACAACCCGCCCAGCGGTGGCCCGGCCGACACCGACGTGACCGGCCAGATTCAGGCGCGGGCCAACGAACTGCTGGCCGGCGGGCTGCGCGAGGTGAAGCAGCAGCCGCTGGAAGCCGCACTGGCCGCTGTGGAGACTTTCGATTTTATCGCGCCTTACGTGGAAGCGCTGCCGGAAGTGATTGATCTAGACGCCATCCGCCAGGCGGGCATACGGATCGGGGTGGACCCGCTGGGCGGCAGCAGCCTGCCGGTCTGGGAAGCGATCGAGCAGCGCTGGCAGCTGGGCCTGGAAATCGTGAACCGGGAAATCGACCCGCGCTTTGCCTTTATGCCGCTGGACAAGGACGGCAAGATTCGCATGGACTGCTCCAGCCCCTACGCGATGGCCGGGCTGCTGGAGTACCGAGACCGCTTCGACGTGGCGATCGGCAACGACCCCGACGCCGACCGGCACGGCATCGTGACCCCGCAGGGCCTGATGAACCCCAACCACTATCTGGCAGTGATGATCGATTATCTGTTCCAGAACCGCCCCGGCTGGCCGGCAGAGGCAGGCGTCGGCAAGACGCTGGTCAGCTCGGCGCTGATTGACCGGGTCGCGGCGGGCCTGGGCCGCCGGCTGGTGGAAGTGCCGGTGGGCTTCAAGTATTTCGTGGAGGGCCTGCTCGGCGGCAGCTTGGGCTTTGGCGGCGAGGAATCGGCTGGCGCCAGCTTTCTGCGGATGGACGGCCGCCCCTGGAGCACCGACAAGGACGGCATTATCGCCGGGCTACTGGCGGCTGAAATCACCGCGCGTACCGGCCAGAACCCCGCCGAGCGCTTTGCAGCCCTCAGCGAGCGCTATGGTGCCACGGCTTACGCTCGCCGGGACGCCCCCGCCAGCGCCGAGCAGAAAAAAGTGCTGAGCGGCCTGAGCCCCGAAGCGGTGCAGGCGGCTGCCCTGGCCGGCGACCCTATCACCGGACGCTTTACCCGGGCGCCCGGCAACGATCAGCCGATCGGCGGCCTGAAAGTGACCACCGAGCAGGCCTGGTTTGCCGCCCGGCCCAGCGGCACCGAGGACATCTACAAGATTTACGCCGAGAGCTTCCGTGGCGAAGAGCATCTCCAGCAGGTGCTGGCCGAAGCCGAGCAGGTGGTGGCCGCGGCCATGTCCTGA
- a CDS encoding c-type cytochrome, with translation MKRPGSLLRAGWLAVALTACSDQPSRQNDAATASPAAAASNSPAHKPAVAASGTASKPHQPAAQAEAPGQRSFNKHCAGCHGSAAGGGFGPALRPAARWSPERFTAAVRQGRGAAGPLLSSMPRFTPEVLSDASLAQIQHYLRTLP, from the coding sequence ATGAAGCGGCCCGGTTCACTGCTGCGGGCTGGCTGGCTGGCGGTGGCTCTGACCGCCTGTAGTGACCAGCCCAGCCGCCAGAATGACGCAGCGACTGCTTCTCCAGCGGCCGCCGCGTCCAACTCTCCCGCCCATAAACCGGCAGTGGCGGCTTCCGGTACTGCGTCCAAGCCCCATCAGCCGGCTGCCCAGGCTGAAGCTCCGGGCCAGCGGTCTTTTAACAAGCACTGTGCTGGCTGCCACGGCAGCGCGGCCGGGGGCGGCTTCGGACCGGCGCTGAGGCCAGCGGCGCGCTGGTCGCCCGAGCGCTTTACGGCCGCCGTGCGACAGGGTCGGGGTGCCGCTGGCCCGCTGCTGTCCAGCATGCCCCGCTTCACGCCTGAAGTACTGTCCGACGCTTCACTTGCCCAGATTCAGCACTACCTGCGCACGCTGCCCTAA
- a CDS encoding molybdenum cofactor guanylyltransferase, whose amino-acid sequence MILAGGRSRRFGSDKALIQLGGLTLLERVAASLAGCPRRLLLAPPDRYRLPGWTVQSERRPGEGPLAALETALAWAEAQAGPGWVALSGTDYPLLTPAVWQALAAARRPGGLLVGFQGAGGPDSLPALYHTTLRPRVTAALDAGERRLLPPWLRDAGEWLVPARLDLPAALLADADTPAELAALADHLPLEEV is encoded by the coding sequence GTGATTCTGGCCGGGGGGCGGTCGCGCCGCTTCGGGTCCGACAAGGCCCTGATCCAGCTCGGCGGCCTGACCCTGCTGGAACGGGTGGCCGCCAGCCTGGCCGGGTGCCCCCGGCGCCTGCTGCTGGCCCCGCCGGACCGTTACCGCTTGCCCGGCTGGACCGTGCAGTCCGAGCGCCGCCCCGGCGAGGGCCCGCTGGCTGCTCTAGAAACCGCTTTGGCCTGGGCTGAAGCGCAGGCGGGGCCCGGCTGGGTGGCCCTCAGCGGCACCGATTACCCGCTGCTGACCCCGGCGGTCTGGCAGGCTCTGGCGGCAGCGCGGCGCCCTGGAGGCCTGCTGGTGGGCTTTCAGGGCGCCGGCGGCCCGGACTCGCTCCCCGCCCTCTACCACACCACCCTGCGCCCCCGGGTCACGGCAGCTCTGGACGCCGGTGAGCGGCGATTGCTGCCCCCCTGGCTGCGGGACGCCGGCGAATGGCTGGTCCCGGCCCGGTTGGACCTGCCCGCTGCCCTGCTGGCCGACGCCGACACCCCCGCCGAGCTGGCCGCCCTGGCGGATCATCTGCCGCTGGAGGAAGTATGA